In Brachyhypopomus gauderio isolate BG-103 chromosome 2, BGAUD_0.2, whole genome shotgun sequence, the DNA window ATGAAGGAGCCGGACCCCCTTTCAGCCAGTGCCCTCCGCTCGTCTCTCACCGTCTGCCTGTGAATCTAGCAGCTAGAGCAACGCGCACATGCCGGAAACCTGCAGGCTGACCCTGGCAGGGAAGCCTTGCCAGACTGGGGAGATTCACAGTGACAAATGTGAAGTAGTTGTGAGAGCAGCCCTAAATAGATCAGGCCACTGCGTGtcgagtgagtgggtggagagagagtgcgagagaatgtgtgggtgtttgtgttcagGGTATTCTGTCATTTTTCTGCCCATGAAGCTgatcttaaaaaaaaagaaaaaaagaaggcACCGTGTTTGGAATGGAAGCCAAGCAAATGGACAAAGGTCGTCACACCGCTGACAGATGTATTGCCTGATTGGATAGGGCCACAAGGATTGTGCTTGTTGTCATGGTAATGGGGGCAGGGCATCTGAAGAGGCGCTTTGTGTACTACACTGAACAATCGAGGCTGACCTCAGTGGCCTGCAATGGCACCGTTCCCAAAGGCTGCCAGTCCTTCAGAGTAcagaacttgtgtgtgtgtgtgtgtgtgtgagagagagagagagtgtgtgtgtgtgtgtgtgtgagagagagagagagagagagtgtgtgtgtgcgcgcggggTGTTATTCTCAATTACTGTGGTGCAGTATTTCTATTAAttctattaaaatgtattaatgaTGAGAAGTATGTTTTCATTTCAGTGTTTTTCACAGTGCTGCTTCTACACTGCAGGTTTTCGGTGAAGACCCTGTTGGAGAAGTACACCGCCGAGCCCATCGATGACTCCTCAGAGGAGTTCATCAACTTTGCAGCCATTTTGGAACACATCCTCAGTCATCGCTTCAAAGGTAAAATGGCGGATCCCCTCACATCACGATACGAGTTTAGAAGTCACGTGTCATCACAAACGTTTTTAAGATGTGTCACTAGccgttttgttttttattcttgCTTTGTGAAACTGGGCCAGGTCCAGGGGGCTGGTTCAGCTCAGATGGCCAGAGAAGCTTCTGGGACTATGTGCGTGTGGCCTGCAGCAAAGTCCACAACAACTGTGTCAGCAGCATTGAGAACATCGAGAACATCAGCACGTCCCGGGCCAAGGCAAGCCGCTCGGCCTCCACACGTCTGATTTAGTTTAAAAAAACTTTTATTCACAGATGTTTGAAGTGTAAAATATGTCAACAGACATGGCAGCCACCACACCCTAAGCCTGGTACAGTGATGGATAACACCAACGACCTGACTTCTTAAGTGGCAGTATTGGTGTAGAAGGGCAGAAAGGTTCAGTCATCCAGCCATACTGACAAaccttaaaaataaaaaatgttaaataaaaaggaaaaaaagaattCCCCAAAATCATACAGTCTAAAAAAAATCAATCCAGCTTTTAAAAGCTGTCAGTCATACATGATTTTAGATGGTACTTTAAAGATAAAAgtctaaatatttggagtttgTGACATGATCAAAACGTGTGAAAGGTCAGCTAGAGTACCACTACATCAGTTACAAATTTGGCTTTGCACAAATGGACTGTGTGTAGCATTTTAATTGAATGAGATCCTCTTGAGCACCAGAGGATGTAGAATCACCACCTAGTACAACCTCCCACCGTTCATCCCTCCATCACGTGATTAGCTCCGCCTCCCATTTGAGTCTTTGTTTCGGAGCATCAGCATTGTATGACGATGAACTCCAAATGTGGAAGTGAAAATCTCCTCAAAATCTCTCCCTTCGTGTCTCCGGGAGATCTCACGCCCCCGTCTTCCCCCTTTCTGACCGCTTTACCTTTCGGCTGTGTGACGTGTCTATCTCGCCGTTGTTTCTCTCTGCTGGTAGGGCCGGGCGTGGATCCGCATGGCTCTCATGGAGAAGCGCTTGTCTGAGTACATTGGCACCGCCTTACGGGACACCCGGACCACAAGGTCAGTGTCGCACGTCTATGAAAGACACTGTAGCACAAAGAGGACACTTGTCACTCTCTAAAAGGACACAGTCCTGGGATATTTACCTAAAGTGAAGTTCACCAAATGACATCcatgtcacgtgtgtgtgtgtgtgtgtgtgtgtgtgtgtgtgtgtgtgtgtgctgcaggagGTTCTATGATGACGGGGCAATCATGCTTCGGGAGGAAGCTACAGTGCTGACCGGAATGCTGATTGGACTCAGTGCGATTGACTTCAGGTGAGAGcagacacacctgcaccacaggTGAGAGcagacacacctgcaccacaggTGAGAGcagacacacctgcaccacaggTGAGAGcagacacacctgcaccacaggTGAGAGcagacacacctgcaccacaggTGAGAGcagacacacctgcaccacaggTGAGAGcagacacacctgcaccacaggTGACGCTTCCATTGCTGCTCCGCCTGCTTCACCACGGAGAAGAGCAGATACACCGTAAACATCTCCTGCACTAGGCTCCTCCCACTTTACTCCACAGGGTCAAAATCTGAAACCTTCACAGATACTGTTATCTAGAAaattttgctctctctctctctctctctctctctgtctcttgtcCCTTGTCCCTCTTCCCCCTACAGTTTCTGTTTGAAGGGAGAGGTACTGGATGGGAAGACACCTGCTGTGATTGATTACACACCGTACCTGAAGTTCACCCAGAGGTGAGGGATGCTAGCACTGAGCGTTTTTCTCTTTTATAATCTAATAAACTCACAGATGCTGACATGCTCTTTTTTGCTGGCTGTTATTCATTTAATCCGTTGACATCCTCagtaaaacacttcaaaaatgtACAAGTATTCAGAAAGACGAGcagttttctgttttattctgTAAGAATAACATTAGACAGTGTTTCTTCACTGAGATTTGATCTTTGTTGACTGGTTGAGAACTGCAAAATCTAGTAATGTCTCTGTCTCAAATGGGATGATTTTCCTAAAGCTTCCTCAGTCAGTGCTGCTGCAATGAATCTATATCTACagtgagagtgtgtctgtgcttTCTCAGTACTACGAATACCTAAATGTGATGCTGCTGTAGCTATAACTGTGTTGTGGCTCTCCGTAGCTATGACTACCTGAGTGATGCTGGTTCTCTCCGTAGCTATGACTACCTGAGTGATGCTGGTTCTCTCCGTAGCTATGACTACATGAGTGATGCTGGGCCTCTCCGTAGCTATGACTACCTGAGTGATGCTGGTTCTCTCCATAGCTATGACTACCTGAGTGACGCTGGTTCTCTCCGTAGCTATGACTACCTGAGTGATGCTGGTTCTCTCCGTAGCTATGACTACCTGAGTGACGAGGAGGAGCAGCGCAGTGTGGACAGCAGTGCGAGTGAAGACAGCGCCACCGAGCATCCGTACCTCCCACTGCTCACCGACGAGGAGACCTGGAGCTCCAAGTGTCgcaagatggagcagaggttcAAGATCGTCTACGCACAGAAGGTAAAAgggcaagaacacacacacacatacacacacacacacacacacacacacacacacacacacacacacatacacacacacacacacacacacatacacacacacacacacacacacacacacacacacacacacacacacacacacagacacaacgtACAACTAAcagatgtgtgtatatgtagcaGGACATGTTCAGCAAAGCTTTTGTtagttgtgtgtttatttgtttttgtttctgttagAGTGAATACATTAATATAAAGTTCACGTCCTGTATGAAGAGCATCGCACCTGTGCTTGTCTCCAGGGTTACCTGGAGGAGCTGGTGCGCTTGCGAGAGTCCCAGCTGAAGAACGTGGAGACAGAAAATAAGAGACTACATGTCAAACTGGAGGACTTGCATGTCCAAAGccagcaggagaagaaagagctGGAGGCCGTTATACTGGAGCTGCAGTCACAGCTGTACATGGACAGACACGACACACAACacgtgtttacacacacaccagcacacatagggtagatgtgtacacacacacacacccacagatctGAATACACACTTAGGGtagatgtgtacacacacacacacacacacagccacagatCTGAATACACACGTAGGGtagatgtgtacacacacacacccacagatctGAATACACACGTAGGGtagatgtgtacacacacacacacacccacagacctgAATACACACGTAGGGtagatgtgtacacacacacacacccacagatctGAATACACACGTAGGGtagatgtgtacacacacacacacacccacagatctGAATACACACGTAGGGtagatgtgtacacacacacacacacacccacccacagatcTGAATACACACGTAGGGtagatgtgtacacacacacacacccacacccacagatcTGAATACACACGTAGGGtagatgtgtacacacacacatacatccacagaTCTGAATACACACGTAGGGtagatgtgtacacacacacacacacccacagatctGAATACACACGTAGGGtagatgtgtacacacacacacacacacacacacacacccacagatctGAATACACACGTAGGGtagatgtgtacacacacacacacacccacagacctgAATACACACGTAGGGtagatgtgtacacacacacacacacacacacacccacagatctGAATACACACGTAGGAtagatgtgtacacacacacacacagccacagatCTGAATACACACGTAGGGtagatgtgtacacacacacacatacatccacagaTCTGAATACACACGTAGGGtagatgtgtacacacacacacacacccacagacctgAATACACACGTAGGGtagatgtgtacacacacacacacccacagatctGAATACACACGTAGGGtagatgtgtacacacacacacacacatacatccacagaTCTGAATACACACGTAGGGtagatgtgtacacacacacacacatccacagatCTGAATACACATGTAGGGt includes these proteins:
- the rundc3aa gene encoding RUN domain-containing protein 3A isoform X3, which gives rise to MAPFPKAASPSEFSVKTLLEKYTAEPIDDSSEEFINFAAILEHILSHRFKGPGGWFSSDGQRSFWDYVRVACSKVHNNCVSSIENIENISTSRAKGRAWIRMALMEKRLSEYIGTALRDTRTTRRFYDDGAIMLREEATVLTGMLIGLSAIDFSFCLKGEVLDGKTPAVIDYTPYLKFTQSYDYLSDEEEQRSVDSSASEDSATEHPYLPLLTDEETWSSKCRKMEQRFKIVYAQKGYLEELVRLRESQLKNVETENKRLHVKLEDLHVQSQQEKKELEAVILELQSQLTGVIPCEAAHLPTDLSVSLVSQWPSTPVPGGQGHVQLFRRRSFHSLNFSSEASLSSKDSFKRGQKQNGDSVWCSAAKDTTPSMLGLCGSLASSPSCKSLASLKSSECLVNISTEPSPALSPS
- the rundc3aa gene encoding RUN domain-containing protein 3A isoform X1, which codes for METGCIHTAMAMGLTSKKPSSRNVGVERKNLITVCRFSVKTLLEKYTAEPIDDSSEEFINFAAILEHILSHRFKGPGGWFSSDGQRSFWDYVRVACSKVHNNCVSSIENIENISTSRAKGRAWIRMALMEKRLSEYIGTALRDTRTTRRFYDDGAIMLREEATVLTGMLIGLSAIDFSFCLKGEVLDGKTPAVIDYTPYLKFTQSYDYLSDEEEQRSVDSSASEDSATEHPYLPLLTDEETWSSKCRKMEQRFKIVYAQKGYLEELVRLRESQLKNVETENKRLHVKLEDLHVQSQQEKKELEAVILELQSQLTGVIPCEAAHLPTDLSVSLVSQWPSTPVPGGQGHVQLFRRRSFHSLNFSSEASLSSKDSFKRGQKQNGDSVWCSAAKDTTPSMLGLCGSLASSPSCKSLASLKSSECLVNISTEPSPALSPS
- the rundc3aa gene encoding RUN domain-containing protein 3A isoform X2, which produces MSHQLLPEQRGFILRFSVKTLLEKYTAEPIDDSSEEFINFAAILEHILSHRFKGPGGWFSSDGQRSFWDYVRVACSKVHNNCVSSIENIENISTSRAKGRAWIRMALMEKRLSEYIGTALRDTRTTRRFYDDGAIMLREEATVLTGMLIGLSAIDFSFCLKGEVLDGKTPAVIDYTPYLKFTQSYDYLSDEEEQRSVDSSASEDSATEHPYLPLLTDEETWSSKCRKMEQRFKIVYAQKGYLEELVRLRESQLKNVETENKRLHVKLEDLHVQSQQEKKELEAVILELQSQLTGVIPCEAAHLPTDLSVSLVSQWPSTPVPGGQGHVQLFRRRSFHSLNFSSEASLSSKDSFKRGQKQNGDSVWCSAAKDTTPSMLGLCGSLASSPSCKSLASLKSSECLVNISTEPSPALSPS